The following coding sequences are from one Dromaius novaehollandiae isolate bDroNov1 chromosome 24, bDroNov1.hap1, whole genome shotgun sequence window:
- the LOC135330733 gene encoding olfactory receptor 14C36-like yields MSNSSFFNKFLLLAFADTWELQLLHFSLFLGIYLAALLGNGLIITAIACDHRLHTPMYFFLLNLSLLDLGSISTTVPKSMANSLWDTRAISYLGCVAQIFLFVFFASAEYALLTVMAYDRFIAICKPLHYGTLMGSRSCVQMAAAAWGSGFLYAVLHTANTFSIPLCQGNVVDQFFCEIPQLLKLSCSDSYLREVGVIVVGICLALGCFVFIVLSYVQIFTAVLRIPSEQGRHKAFSMCLPHLAVVSLFVSTVMLAYLKPPSLSSPALDLVVAVLYAVLPPAVNPLIYSMRNKELKEALKKL; encoded by the coding sequence atgtccaacagcagcttcttcAACAAGTTCCTCcttctggcatttgcagacacatgggagctgcagctcttgcacttctcgctcttcctgggcatctacctggctgccctcctgggcaacggcctcatcatcacagccatagcctgcgaccaccgcctccacacccccatgtacttcttcctcctcaacctctccctcctcgaccttggctccatctccaccactgttcccaaatccatggccaattccctgtgggacaccagggccatttcttACTTGGGATGTGTTGcccagatatttttgtttgtctttttcgCTTCAGCTGAGTAtgctctcctcactgtcatggcctatgaccgctttattgccatctgcaaacccctgcactatggcacactcatgggcagcagatcttgtgtccaaatggcagcagctgcctggggcagtggttttctctatgctgtcctgcacactgctaatacattttcgataccactctgccaaggcaatgtggTGGACCAGTTCTTTTGTGAAATCCCCCAGCtgctcaagctctcctgctcagactcctacctcagggaagttggggttattgtggttggtatttgtttagctttggggtgttttgttttcattgtgctgtcctacgtgcagatcttcactgccgtgctgaggatcccctctgagcagggccggcacaaagccttttccatgtgcctccctcacctggccgtggtctccctgtttgtcagcactgtcatgttggcctacctgaagcccccctctctctcctccccagctctggatctggtggtggctgttctgtacgcagtgctgcctccagcagtgaaccctctcatctacagcatgaggaacaaggagctcaaggaggcactgaagaaactg
- the LOC135323582 gene encoding olfactory receptor 6X1-like, protein MENQTSVTEFILLGFPSIQKVHVLLFVGVLVIYLLTVTGNIIIIAIVLTDCTLHRPMYFFLGNLSSLGILYVSATIPRLLANLLDAKKSISIAGCKAQAFSHFFLGATEFFLLTAMSFDRYLAICSPLHYTTIMSGRLCAQLSFASWAGGFLTVFVQSFLVFQLTFCGPNVINHFYCDVEPLLQLACTDTRYIKRIIFTVTAVVLFSTSILTTVSYSFIIFTILRIPSASGRQKAFSTCIAHLSVLLLLYGAVIFIYARPSGHASLGMNKAVSLLNTLVTPLLNPFIYTLRNKEVKTALKKALIRNKMLEVKK, encoded by the coding sequence ATGGAAAACCAAACTTCTGTGACTGAATTTATTCTTCTTGGTTTCCCCAGCATTCAGAAGGTTCATGTTTTGCTCTTTGTGGGTGTCTTGGTCATCTACCTTTTGACTGTCACTGGGAACATCATCATCATTGCCATAGTGCTAACTGACTGCACTCTCCACAGGCCCATGTATTTCTTCCTCGGAAACCTCTCATCCTTAGGAATCCTCTACGTCTCAGCTACAATCCCCAGACTCTTGGCCAATCTCTTGGATGCCAAGAAGTCTATCAGCATAGCTGGCTGCAAAGCTCAAGCCTTCTCCCATTTTTTCCTAGGTGCCACTGAGTTTTTCCTCCTCACAgccatgtcctttgaccgctacctAGCCATATGCAGCCCTCTCCATTATACCACCATCATGAGTGGCAGACTGTGCGCTCAGCTGTCTTTTGCCTCTTGGGCTGGTGGTTTCCTGACTGTCTTTGTGCAAAGCTTTCTGGTGTTCCAACTGACATTCTGTGGCCCCAATGTCATCAACCACTTCTACTGTGATGTGGAGCCACTGTTGCAGTTGGCTTGCACTGATACTCGCTATATTAAAAGGATCATCTTCACAGTCACTGCCGTAGTTCTGTTCAGCACTTCCATTCTGACCACTGTCTCCTACTCCTTCATCATTTTCACCATACTGAGGATCCCGTCTGCTTCAGGGAGACAGAAGGCTTTTTCCACTTGCATTGCCCATCTGTCGGTACTTCTCTTGCTTTATGGAGCAGTCATATTTATTTATGCCAGGCCAAGCGGGCATGCCTCGCTAGGTATGAACAAAGCGGTGTCCCTTCTGAACACCCTTGTGACACCACTGCTCAACCCTTTCATTTATACCTTGAGGAACAAGGAGGTAAAGACTgccctaaaaaaggcactcatcagaaataaaatgcttgagGTAAAAAAGTGA